The genome window ACGCTCGATATTGGCGGAGACAAGGTGCTCCCTTATTTCCGCAGCAATGTGAACGAGGAAAACCCGGCCATGGGCTGGCGGGCTATCCGCCTGACGCTCGACCGGCCGGGATTGCTGCGCACACAGGTTCGTGCTTTGCTCAAGGCTGCGGGCGGGCGCGAACTCCGGCTGATGCTGCCGATGGTCACGGAAGTGGCGGAAGTGCGCAAGGCGAGCGAGCTGATCAACCGCGAGGTCCAGCACCTGTCCCGCTTCGCCTATGATCTGCCGACGCGCGTCAAGATCGGGGCCATGGTCGAAGTGCCGTCGCTGCTCTGGCAGCTCGATGAACTGATGGCGCACGTGGATTTTGTTTCCGTCGGCTCGAACGATCTGTTCCAGTTCGTCATGGCCGTCGATCGCGGCAATTCCATCATCACCAACCGGTTCGACAATCTCTCGGTGCCGTTCCTGCGGGTATTGCGCCAGATCGCCGAGGCAGGTGAGCGCAACCACACGGATGTGACGCTTTGTGGTGAAATGGCCGGCAAGCCCATTTCGGCCATGGCGCTGATCGGGCTTGGGTTCCGGTCGATCTCGATGTCGCCGGCCTCGATTGGGCCAATCAAGGCCATGCTCGGCACGCTTGACGTGAGTGAGATCACTGCGCAACTGAATGACGCGATCGATAATCACGGCGAAACGGGTTCGTTGCGTCACGTTCTCACCAAGTTTGCAGAGCGAGCAGGCGTTCCACTTTAGAGGCTTAGACAATGTCCATTCCGCAGGATCGTATGGATCAGCTGCTGAAGCGTTTCTCCATGATGGAGACGCAGATGGCGAGCAATCCCGATTCCGACACCTATGTGAAGCTCGCCTCGGAATATTCCGAGCTTGAGCCGGTCGTCACCAAAATCCGCGACCTGACCAGTGCGCGCGACGAAGCAAGCGATCTCAGATCCATGCTCAACGACGCATCGACTGACAAGGACATGCGCGAACTGGCGGAAGCGGAGCTGCCGGAAATCAACGAGCGCATCGAGGAACTGGAGAAGGATATCCAGGTTCTGCTGCTGCCGAAGGATGTGGCCGACGAGCGCAACGCGATCCTCGAAATCCGCGCCGGTACCGGCGGTTCGGAAGCGGCACTATTCGGCGGCGATCTGTTCCGCATGTATGAGCGCTATGCGGCTTCCAACGGCTGGCGCGTCGAGCTGATATCGGCGAGCGACGGCGAAGCCGGCGGCTACAAGGAAGTCATCGCCATGGTTTCAGGCAAGGGAGTCTTCGCCAAGCTGAAGTTCGAATCGGGCGTGCACCGGGTGCAGCGCGTTCCCGATACGGAAGCAAGCGGCCGCATTCACACGTCGGCTGCCACGGTTGCCGTTTTGCCGGAAGCCGAGGAGATCGACATCGATATCCGCCCCGACGATATCCGCATCGATACGATGCGTGCGTCGGGCTCGGGCGGGCAGCACGTTAACACGACCGACTCCGCCGTTCGCATTACGCATATTCCATCCGGCATCGTCGTTGTGCAGGCCGAAAAATCGCAGCACCAGAACCGCGCCCGCGCCATGCAGGTCCTGCGTTCGCGCCTGTTCGACATGCAGCGGCAGAAGGCCGATAGCGAGCGATCCGAAGCGCGGCGCAGCCAGGTCGGTTCTGGCGATCGTTCCGAGCGCATCCGCACTTATAATTTCCCGCAGGGGCGTGTGACCGATCATCGCATCAACCTGACGCTCTACAAGCTCGACCGCATCATGGAAGGTGACCTGGATGAGCTGATCGGCGCGCTGATTTCGGACTACCAGACCGCCTTGCTTGCCCAGATGAACGAAGGGTTCTGACGGCAATGAACAGGGACCGTTCGCGTCTCGGCGATGTACATCGAGAAGCCCGGGCTCGCCTCACGACCGCCGGCATCGAAACCGCTGATCTCGATGCGCGTCTTCTGGTTGAGTGGGTCACCGGCTGCGATCGGCTTGAAATGATCCGAAACCCGAATCACCCGATCGACGAGGCGGTTCTCGCGCAGCTAGGCACAGTCCTTACCCGGCGAATCAATGGCGAATCGGTGCATCGCATCATCGGCAAGCGCGCTTTTTTCGGAGTCGAGCTCACCCTGTCCGCCGACACGCTGGAGCCTCGGCCGGACACCGAAGCACTGGTGGAACTGGCGATCCCGTTCCTGCGCCAACGCATCGCAGAGCACGGCGTAGCCGACCTAATCGACCTTGGAACGGGAACGGGAGCCATCGCCCTGGCGCTGCTCGATCAGTTCAGGCAATTGCGGGCGGTGGGCGTTGATATTTCGAAAGGTGCCCTTGATACGGCGCGCGCCAATGCCCATCTTGCCGGTGTATCGGATCGTTTTGCGACCCTTTGTTCGGACTGGTTTTCCGAAGTAACCGGTTCATTTGATCTGATAATTTCCAATCCGCCCTATATACCGTCGCTCGAGATAGCCGGCTTGCAACGTGAGGTCGTATTGCATGATCCGGTCAGGGCGCTGGACGGCGGGCAAGATGGTCTCACCCCCTACCGAATCATTGCCGAACACTCCCGGCAATATCTCAGGCAAGGCGGTGCCGTTGCGCTGGAAATCGGTTTTGGGCAACGCCGTGATGTCGAGGCGATTTTCGCCGGAGAATATTTCGCGCTAATGGGCGTCCAGAAGGATATTGGCGGGCACGAAAGAGCATTATTGTTCTCGCCAGTGTAAAAAGATTGAAAAAAGGCTTGGAATTTGCTGCGAAGACAGCTAGTTTCCGCTTACCGCTCTAAACCGAACAAATCTGGTTCTGCCTATCAAGCGATTGATACGGAAATTTCTGGGTGTTTGATTTCTCTTCGGAAATAGCTTTGGAGAAATGGTTTTTGCGGCAGCACAAAAGTTTTATGAACTTTGGATGCGATTGAAGCGCGGGGCGCGCTTCAGGTCGGCACTTGAGAAGCGAAGCTTTTTGACTCAAATGGTGAGCAAATTAGCGCCCCTGATTTTCTGAAAAGAGATAAGTATGAGGCCAGTACAGCAGAATAGGCGCATGCGCGGACGCGGTAACAACAATAACCGCAGCAAAGGTCCCAACCCACTTTCCCGCAACTATGAGAGCAACGGCCCCGACGTTAAAATCCGGGGGAACGCTCAGCACATCGCTGAAAAATACACTACTCTTGCACGGGATGCACAGAGCGCAGGCGATCGTGTGATAGCTGAAAACTATCTCCAGCACGCAGAGCACTATAATCGAATCATTCTCGCTGCGCAGGCTCAGGCGCCTGTCCAGTATCAGCGCGACGATCGTGATGATCGCGATGATCAGGATGATGATATCGGCTTTGACGATGAGGGCAATAACGGCAACGGCAATGATTCCGATCGTCAAGAGCTGCCGGAACGCCAGCAGGAGTTCTCCCAACGTCAAGAACGTCCCCAGCGCCAAGAGCGTCAGGAACGTCCAGAGCGCCAGGAGAGGCAGGAACGTTCCGAGCGACATGAGCGCCCAGAACGTGTGATGCATCAGCCAATCAATGGCAGCGGCCCACAGCCTATCATTGAGGGTACACCCGCAGAAGTCGCCTATGACGACGACACGGTAAGCCAGCGCCAGCCGCAGGTTCAATCTGTCGAAAGCGCTCCTGAAGCATCCGAAGAAGCTGCCGAGGCAAAGCCGGCACGTCGCGCACCGCGCGGCCGTCGTCCTGCTCGTCCGCGTGAACCGCGGGTTACGGAAGAAAACGTTGCTGCTGCAGCTGCTCCGGACACCGCCAACGATCTTTCACCGGCTAGCATTGTCGCTGAGGTGAAGAAGCGCCGGGCGGCGGTAGAATCCGACGTTTGATCGGACCGAACTGAAATTCGCGCCATCCGCGGGAACCCGCGGGTGGCGTAATGCTTTGAATAGAAGCCCGCACCGGTTCGTGCACTGCGCCGAGGGTCGACACGATCTTCCTCGCCCTCCCGCTTCTTC of Phyllobacterium zundukense contains these proteins:
- the prfA gene encoding peptide chain release factor 1, with protein sequence MSIPQDRMDQLLKRFSMMETQMASNPDSDTYVKLASEYSELEPVVTKIRDLTSARDEASDLRSMLNDASTDKDMRELAEAELPEINERIEELEKDIQVLLLPKDVADERNAILEIRAGTGGSEAALFGGDLFRMYERYAASNGWRVELISASDGEAGGYKEVIAMVSGKGVFAKLKFESGVHRVQRVPDTEASGRIHTSAATVAVLPEAEEIDIDIRPDDIRIDTMRASGSGGQHVNTTDSAVRITHIPSGIVVVQAEKSQHQNRARAMQVLRSRLFDMQRQKADSERSEARRSQVGSGDRSERIRTYNFPQGRVTDHRINLTLYKLDRIMEGDLDELIGALISDYQTALLAQMNEGF
- the prmC gene encoding peptide chain release factor N(5)-glutamine methyltransferase; this encodes MNRDRSRLGDVHREARARLTTAGIETADLDARLLVEWVTGCDRLEMIRNPNHPIDEAVLAQLGTVLTRRINGESVHRIIGKRAFFGVELTLSADTLEPRPDTEALVELAIPFLRQRIAEHGVADLIDLGTGTGAIALALLDQFRQLRAVGVDISKGALDTARANAHLAGVSDRFATLCSDWFSEVTGSFDLIISNPPYIPSLEIAGLQREVVLHDPVRALDGGQDGLTPYRIIAEHSRQYLRQGGAVALEIGFGQRRDVEAIFAGEYFALMGVQKDIGGHERALLFSPV
- a CDS encoding DUF4167 domain-containing protein, which translates into the protein MRPVQQNRRMRGRGNNNNRSKGPNPLSRNYESNGPDVKIRGNAQHIAEKYTTLARDAQSAGDRVIAENYLQHAEHYNRIILAAQAQAPVQYQRDDRDDRDDQDDDIGFDDEGNNGNGNDSDRQELPERQQEFSQRQERPQRQERQERPERQERQERSERHERPERVMHQPINGSGPQPIIEGTPAEVAYDDDTVSQRQPQVQSVESAPEASEEAAEAKPARRAPRGRRPARPREPRVTEENVAAAAAPDTANDLSPASIVAEVKKRRAAVESDV